GGGGCTCCTTGACGTTACCGTCCGCCGCAATGCTTTCGGCCGTCAAGTCGAAAGTTTCGAGGCCGACCTTGATATTCCCGTACTCGGGGAGGATTCATTCCCGGGGGTGTTTATAAGGGCGCCTTATATAACAAGGATTGGGCCGGAAGCAGAGGTACTTTGTCGATGGGAAAATAAAGTGGTGCTTGTTCGGCAGGGAAGGGTCCTGGCGGCGGCGTTCCACCCCGAATTGACCGGGGACCGGCGGCTGCACGAATTCTTTCTTACCCTGGCCGGAGAATAGTTCAACCGCCAAGACGCCAAGAAAACTATGATAAAAAGGTTAAGACTTTAGCCCAGGTTGATATATTTAAGGCCCGTCGCTTGTATTAGGGGTTTTTGACGTTAAGATCTGCTTAAGATGGTACAAAAAAATAACAACAGAGACATATAGCACACGGAGGGGGAGAACCAAAATCAAAATAGGGGTGTTCAAATTTATTTAGCCTTGATATTTTTAATTCCCTGTGAACCTGTGCCTCTGTGTTGAAATATTTTGGGTTCCGGCTTGTCCGGGTTAGGGAACGACGACGTCCCTTCTAAGGGACGCTTTTATTATTCTTTTCAAAAATTAATACTGAAATTTAACGTGAAATGGTAATTTAACTGTTTTCAAATATTCATTTTCTTGCCATGGCGTTCTTGGCGTCTTGGCGGTTCAATTATTTTTAGGGAGGTTTGACAATAAACAAATGGCCCAGAAGACACGACTTTTTATCCCCGGCCCAACCCCGATTCCTCAGGCGGTCACCGAGGCGATGGCCCGGCCCCTTATTGGGCACCGGACAAAGGACTTCGCCGATCTATACGCACGGCTGGAAAAGAATCTGCAGCAGATTTTCCGCACGGAAAACGAGGTATACATCCTTACATCTTCAGGCTCCGGAGGAATGGAAGCGGCGGTAGCGAATGTTGTAAACCCCGGAGACAGGGTTTTGGCGCTCGTAACAGGAAAGTTCGGGGAGCGTTTTGCAGAGCTTGCCCAGGCCTACGGCGCGAAGGTGGATGCGCTGGAGTTCGGCTGGGGAAACCCGGTGGATCTCGGCCAGGTGGAGAAAAACCTGAGGGCGGAAAGATATAAGGCGGTATTGGCGACGCATAACGAGACCTCAACCACGGTGACAAACGATATTAAAGGCATCGGAGATTTAACACGCCGGTACGGGGCGCTGCTGCTGGTGGACGCCGTGTCAAGCCTGGGCGGGATGGAAATATGCGCCGACGAGTGGGGTATAGACATGCTGGTGACCGCTTCCCAGAAGGCGTTGATGGTCCCGCCGGGACTGGCGATGGTGAGTGTCAGCCGCCGGGCCTGGGAGATGATAAAGGAAACACGGTCGCCGCGGTTCTATTTCAGTCTGCCGGCCGCAAAGAAATCCCTGGAGAAATACAACACGCCGTACACGCCCGCGGTACCGTTTTTTGTCGGCCTGGACGTGGCGCTTGACATGATTCTGTCCGAAGGGTTGTCCGTTGTTTATAATCGCCATCGCACTTTTGCCGCGGCGGTGCGGGAAGCGGTAAAGGCCATGGGGCTCAAGCTCCTTGCTCCGGAAGCGTGTGCCTCGTCGGTTGTAACGGGTGTATGGGCGCCCGAGGGTATGAACGCCGATGATTTCCGGAAAGGCCTAATGAACGATTTCGGGATTCTGCTTGCCGGGGGACAGTCCCAGTTGAAAGGGCGGATCTTCAGGATATCCCACATGGGATATATCGATGCGGTGGATATTTTGGGAGCCATTGCAGCGATAGAGATAGCGCTGCAACGCTCCGGTCTTCCAGTAACGCTGGGCAGCGGTGTTGCTGCGGCCCAGGCGGTTTTCGCGGGAGGGGACAAGATTGTATAAGGTACTGGTTACAGACGGGGTTGCCCCCGAAGGACTTGCGGTGCTTGAGGGGGCGCAGGACGTGGAGGTGGAGATCAGGCCGAAGATTTCTCCGGAGGAACTCTTTGAAATAATCCCGGAATACGACGCCCTGATTGTCCGCAGTGCGACGAAGGTTACGGCAACGGTCCTGGATAAGGCGAAAAGACTTAAGATCATCGGGCGGGCCGGCGTAGGGGTCGATAACATCGATGTCCGGTCGGCCACCGCGCGGGGGATCATCGTAGCCAACGCCCCCGGCGGAAACACCATCGCCGCCGCGGAACACACCGTAGGGATGATGCTTTCTCTTGCCCGAAACATCCCCGAAGCAAGCACCCGCATGAAGACCGGGGAATGGGACAAAAAGTCGTTCGTGGGCGTAGAGCTCCGCAACAAAACTCTAGGGGTGATCGGGATCGGCCGCATCGGGTCGGAAGTCGCAAAAAGGGCGCAGGCGATGGAAATGGAAATAATGGCATACGACCCGTACATCACCGAGGAACGGGCCAAAGACCTGGGCGTGCGCGTGGTGCCCCTCGAGGTCCTTTTACGCGAGGCAGATTTTATAACCGTGCATATGCCTATGAGCAAGGAAAGCTACCACTTGCTTGATAAAAAGGCGTTTGACTTAATGAAACCCGGTGTGCGCATAATCAACTGCGCCCGGGGCGGAATCATAGACGAAAACGCGCTTTACGAGGCGCTTAAATCCGGAAAAGTGGCCGGGGCGGCCCTGGACGTTTTTGAAAAGGAACCCCTTACCGAGAGCCCGCTTTTTGCCCTGCCGAACGTGGTGGTAACCCCGCATCTGGGTGCGTCAACGATTGAAGCACAGCTTGGCGTCGCGGAGGTTATCGCCGAGGAAATCCTGGTGGCCCTGCGCGGCGGTTTTGCCCGCAACGCGGTGAACGTACCGTTTGTCAGGCCGGAGGTGCTTGCGGAAATCGGGCCGTTCTTCGGCTTGGCGGAGAAGCTCGGCAGTTTTGCGGCGCAGTTGACCAGCGGAAGGATTAACCTCGTTGAAACCCGGTTCAGCGGGGAAATCGCCCGGCATGATGTCAGTTTGCTTACCACCGCGGTACTCAAGGGTGTTTTGAGCACTGCCCTGCAGGAGGCGGTTAACTTTGTCAGCGCGAGCGATGTGGCCAAAAAACGGGGGATACGGGTGACCGAAACCCGGCAGGAAGAAGAAGAGGACTACGTCAGCCTGATAAATGTGCGGGTTACGGCGCCGGAGGGCGATCACACGCTTTCAGGCACGCTTTTGCGCGGGAAGGAACCCCGGCTGGTTTCCGTCGACGGATACCGCGTGGATGCCATACCGGAGGGATACATGCTGTTTATTCCCCACATGGACAGACCCAGGATCATCGGGCGGGTAGGGAACCTTATCGGGGCGCACGACATCAATATCGCGTCGATGCAGGTCGGGCGAAAGGTGATTGGGGGTCCGGCGGTGATGCTGCTGGGAGTAGACAGCCCGGTACCTGCGGAAACGCTGAAGGAAATCGCCAAGGACGACGGAATTATGGAAGTAAAATTGATCAGTCTTTAGAAACCGTAGGCAGTAGATAGTAGTCAGTAGGCAGAATGGAGAAGTAAAAACAAAGGGAAAGAGCAATTTTTCTATTTCTTGATTCTTGGCGTTTTGGCGGTGGATCCTTTTTTCGGAGGGGGAAATAAATGCTCGACCTTAAATTCATCCGCCGAAATCCGGAAATCGTGCGCGAATCGCTTAAAAGGCGCGGGTACGATGAAAGGGTGGTCGAAGAAATTCTTCAGGCGGACGGCGCATGGAGGGGAAAGCTCGCGTCGCTTGAACAGCTTAAGAACCGGCGAAATACCGTATCCGAAGAAGTCGGCCGTCTGAAGAAAGCCGGGCAGGATGCGGAGGCGCTGGTGGCCGAGATGCGGGTCACGGGCGAGCAGATAAAGAAACTGGAGACCCTGGTGCGTGAACTGGAAGGCGGCATCAGGGACACCGTCCTCAGCGTTCCGAACATCCCGCACCCGGCGGTTCCCTTCGGGCGGGACGAGAGCGAAAACCCGGAGATCAGCCGCTGGGGAACTTACCGCGATTTTAATTTCACCCCGCGGCCGCATTGGGAGATCGGGGAAATCAACGGCATCCTCGATTTTGAACGGGGCAGCAAGGTATCAAGCGCGCGTTTCACCTTCTACCGGGGCCTGGGCTCGGCGCTCGAGCGCGCATTGATTAATTTCATGCTCGACCTTCACACCCGGGAGCACGGATACACAGAAATCTTTCCCCCTTTCCTGGTTAATTCCGCAAGCATGACGGGCACGGGTCAGCTTCCGAAGTTCGCCGAGGAGATGTTCAAGGTTGAAGGTAGGGACTATTATTTAATTCCCACGGCTGAAGTGCCGGTCACCAACCTGCACCGGGACGAGATATTGAACGGCGGGGACCTGCCGCGGAAGTACGCGGCGTACAGCGCCTGTTTCAGGGCGGAGGCGGGAGCGGCGGGGAAGGATACAAGGGGGCTTATCAGACAGCACCAGTTCAACAAGGTGGAGCTGGTTAAGTTTTGCCGCCCGGAGCAATCCGACGAAGAGCTGGAAAAACTGCTGCGTGACGCCGAAGAGGTCCTGAGACGCCTGGAACTGCCTTACCGGGTAATAACGTTGTGCACCGGGGACCTGGGATTTGCGGCCGCGAAAACATATGACATCGAGGTCTGGCTGCCGAGTTTTGCCCTATACAGGGAAATCTCCTCCTGCTCAACCTTTACAGACTACCAGGCGCGGCGGGCAAACATCCGCTACCGGCCCGCCCCGCGGGCGAAGGCCGAGTTCGTGCATACCTTAAACGGTTCCGGTCTGGCTGTGGGACGTACGCTTGCAGCGGTGCTCGAAAATTACCAGGAAGAAGACGGATCGGTGATTGTCCCGAATGTCCTCAGGCCCTACCTCGGTGGGTTGGAACGCATAAAAACCCTCTGATAATAACTTTTTCCGGCCCTCCGCCTTTATAAAAAAGATGGCTCACTTCCAAAAGACTTGCTCATCTATAAGTGTTCTCCCAACATTTAATCCCGAATTGTAAGCCGATTGTAATCCCTTTTTATTCCCGGAATCGTTATAATGGAACAAGGATCGCGGTACAAGTTTTAACTTTTTTCTTTTGGGGAGATGACGAATAAATGACCCTTAAACACCTGTGCATGAAAGGGATATACATTCTGTTTCTATGTGCTGTAACGGCTGTTGCAGGGTGCGGCCGCCAGACGTCGGTGAAACCGGAAAACGGGACCGCACCGGACGAGAACCGGCAGACGCAACAAATTCAGCCGTTGCCGGAAAAAAGGAACGAGGTAGCCGGGGTTGAGGTCATATCCGGAGGGGGAACGATCAGGGAAGGCATGCGCACCCTGGCATCGTTTACCGTCAAAGACGGGACGTTCGGTTACTCGCGGGGTCGGCTGATTTCTCCGGACGGATGCTGGATCGCCTTTGAAGCGACAAAAGAAGGCCGCACACAAGGATTGTGGGTGGCGGCGCTGGACGGTTCCGCAGGAAGACTGCTTTGCCGGGTAGGGGAGAAGGAGCACGCGGACGGGACGCTGCTGATACAAATGTTGGGATGGACAGAAGACGGCCGGGTCGTATTCACCCGCCAGGGTACGCAACCGGACGGGGAACACAAGGGACAACGCGGCATATCCTTGCGCGCGGCTTCACCGGGCGGGGGAGAAGCGCAGGAAGCGGGCTGGCTTCCCGTGGCTCACGGCACGGTCCGGCAGGTGGAGTTTTTGCCGGAAAGGGACGGCGTATTTGTCCATGTTTCCGGGCCGGGTTCCTTGTGGCGTCTTGACGTCAACAGCGGGCAGAGGACGCTTTTGGCAGATGAGCTGCCCTCTTATGACGGTCTTTTTCTCCCGCGGTTATCTCCCGCCGGGGACTGCTTTTTATACGAATTGTACGAACAGGATAAAAAAGGCATATTCCGGCTGGGCATCGACGGCAGCGGCGAAAAAGGTGAAGAAAGACCCTTCGCGCCGAGCGGCGATAGCTGGAATTTCTACCCGCGGTTTTCTCCTGACGGCCGCCACGTCGTGTATTACGCGGCACCGCGTAAAACCGGCGCAACGGGCCTGAACGCGGGAGATTACGACCTTTCGCCGATGGAGGACGGTCCGGCGCCCGTTGCCGCCGCGGCGCATCTTGCCGATTCCGGCGGGAGGGTTATCGCCAGCCTGACCGTACCGGACGCAAAGCTCGGTAATATCGCCTGGGCGGAGGACGGCAGGCACCTCGCCTATGTCGCCGGAAGAACCGGGAGCGATAATAATTCGGAAGTGGTACCGGGCATACCGGTAATGGAGGATCAGTCGATCTGGCTTGCCGACCTGCGGGGGAAGGCCGGGAAGGTTGCCGATGTGCCCGAAGGCGGAGAAATATACATCGTCAAGATTACCGCCGATACGGTGTATTACCATGTTACGAACGGGGACAAGAGCACGCTGTGGGCAGCCCGCGAAGACATCCGGCCGACCGAGATTACCCCGGCCGGAAGGTGGGAGTTTATTAGCCCCACGCCCTCCCTTGGCGACCGGTTCTTTCTCTGCCGGCGTACCGCAGGCGGTAAGCAGGATGTTTATCTGGTGGACGGTGACGATGCGGGCCGGATAACAGTGGACGGCAGCCCGAAAGCGGAACTCAGGACGGAGAACAAGCGGCTTATATATGTGGCCGCACAAGACGGTGCTCAAGGCGAAAGGCTTGTGGTGTCGGAACTCGCCGTGGAGTAGAAACCGGAAATGCCGGGAAAGCGAGCCGCGTCCCGGGCCGCGTTCCCTTTGAGAATCAAGAGGGGGAATGACGAAGAGGAAGGAGCTGGAACCCTTCCTCTTCGCACGTTTATAGGCAGTTTAACGTCGTGCCGGGGACCGTCTTTGACAGCCTTCCTTGCAATGTGCCACAGCCCGGAGCATATAGCGTTTCCTCAGCACCGCCATCCCTCCCGTTTCACATCGTGTAACTATTTAGCCGCTTAGCGTTTCTCTGACGGAACGCGACGACCGACCTGAATAGTTACCACATCGTTGTACCGCTATTAATAATATAGGCGCTTTGACGCCTATGATAAAGTATTTCCTTCAGGGAATATTTGTCACAAGATTTAGACTCCTTTTTATTTGAGGCTAAAGCAGCACCCGCCAAGGGTATGCGGCTTTGTGGCCGAAAAAATGCTTCTTGAACCCGCCGAGAAGGCTTGTTATAATTGTTATAACAGTTAATACGTAAAGCGGGTGGACCATGGAAATACGCAAGATTTTTCGCGCCGGGAACAGCTTTGTAATATCTCTTCCACAAAAAATTTTGCAGGAAATGAAGCTAGAGGAAGGCAGTCAGGTTGCTCTTACCGTAAACGCCGGGAAAAGGGAAATCGTTATAAAGCCTGTCGTTAACACTGCGATGACGCAGATTACCGGTGACTTTGCCAGACAGGTCGAAGCGTTCCTGGACGAGTATGCCGGGGTGTTAAAGGACTTAAAAAATGAAACCCCTGACCGTTGAAAAGGTACTGTACCTGCACCATCGCATTATTTCAAGAACCGGAGGTCAGCACGGCGTGCGCATTCCGGCCTTCCTGGACAGGGCGGTCGGCCGTCCGTTCACCCAGGTGCGCGGGAGGGACGTTTATCCTTCCGACGTTGACAAGGCGGGAATACTCCTTTGCGGTCTCATTGCGGGCAGGTGCTTCCGCAACGGTAACAAACAGACCGCCGTGGCCGCGGCGCTGTTGTTTTTGGATAGTTCCGGGCTGCGCCTGAAAGACGCCGCGGGCCTGGATGTCTTGGTTTCCGAAGTCGCGAAAGGCCGCCGCGGTTGGCGCGATGTCGCGGAATGGCTGCGGGAGCGCGCGGAGGAAAAGACAAAACCTGCCGCCGAGGAAAGTTAAGGGTTGCATGCGGCTAAGAGGGGCCGTAAGGCGCCGCGGCACTCAAAAAATTGGCTGCGGCCTTTACGAGGAGCGCATTGACACCGTACAACGCCCTATGCTATATTTATGGTTGCACGGAGGGGTGTCCGAGCGGTTGAAGGAGACGGTCTTGAAAATCGTTGAACCCTTCGTGGTTCCGTGGGTTCGAATCCCACCCCCTCCGCCATTTGCGAAGTTAGAGGCCAGAGGTTGGAGGTTGGACGGCAGAGGCTGGAATTCGCGCCGCGAATTCCCTTACACGATAGGTTTAAGCGGAGAGATGGCCGAGCAGGTCGAAGGCGGTCGCCTGCTAAGCGACTATAGGGAGCAATAAACTCTCTATCGCGGGTTCGAATCCCGCTCTCTCCGCCATTAATTCGGAAGCAAGAGGCAGGAAGTCGGAATAGAGGAAGAGACCGGCGCGGCCGGTTGTTACGAAATGATTCTTGTATCCGATGTCTTGCCTCTGACATCTGAAACGCGCCCGTGGCTCAATGGATAGAGCGACAGACTACGGATCTGTAGGTTGGGGGTTCGACTCCCTCCGGGCGCGCCATAAATTTCGGAAGCAAGAGGCAGGAAGTCGGAGGTCGGAATAACGGATGGAACCGGTGTGGCCGGTTCCTACGAAATAATTCTTGCATCCGACATCTTGCCTCTGATATCTGAAATGCGCCCGTAGCTCAGGAGGATAGAGCAGCGGTTTCCTAAACCGCGTGCCGGGGGTTCGAGTCCCTCCGGGCGCACCATTTGAGAAGCTGGAAGTGAGAGGTTAGAGGTGGGAGTGTCTAAGGCAGGAATTCGCATAATGCGGATTCCTTTTTAAAGACGGCAGCCGCTCACGCGGCACTGACCGGGAAGGTATGAACTTGGGTGATGGGCCGGGGTTAGAATTACACGAGGCTTTTATGCGCGAAGCCTTGAAGGAGGCCGAAAAGGCTTACGCCCTCGGAGAGGTGCCCGTAGGGGCCGTGGTGGTGGCCGACGGCGCAATTATCGCCGAGGGGCATAACCTGCGCGAAAGCGTCAACGACGCCGCGGCGCACGCCGAGATCCTCGCGATGCGGGAAGCGGCGCAAAAACGCGGTGACTGGCGGCTCGAAGACGCCACCGTTTACACCACGGTGGAGCCCTGCCCGATGTGCGCCGGCGCGCTGGTTCAGTTCCGCGTCAAGACCGTTGTATACGGTGCGGTGGACCCTAAGGCGGGGGCCGCAGGCTCGATTGTAAACCTTCTTCAAGAGCCGCGGTTCAACCACCAGGTGGAAGTGATCCCGGGGGTACTGGAAACCCAGTGCCGGGAAATCATGCAGCGGTTCTTCCAGAACCTGCGCAAGAAAGAGTAGTATAATTTTTAAAGCAGATTAACCACAGAGATACAGAGCACACGGAGGCGGAAAGCCCGAAAAGGGGTATTCATTTTATTTAATCTTGTAATTTCTGTTCTCTGTGAACTCTGAGCCTCGGTGGTGAAATTACGACCATAAACCGGAGAGATGGCTGAGTGGTTGAAGGCGCTCGACTCGAAATCGAGTAGGCGGCCTAACAGCTGCCTCGTGGGTTCAAATCCCACTCTCTCCGCCAGATCAATAATAACAAGACAAGGGGTTTCGCGGTTTTGGAAGCGAAGCCTTTATTTTTAAGCTATTGGTTTACAATTTGTAAAGTATATGTTACAATTATTAAGGCAATAATGTAACATAGGTGAGGGAAGTTGGCTATTATTGATAAAGACAGGTTGCTCAAGGTTTTATTTTCTTTCAACCCCTGGTGGATTACAGGAACCGTACCCAAAGAATCGACCAGGCCGGTCAAGCGGTTTGCTTACTCTGAGGCGTACAAGATCCTTACCCATCCGACAATTCGTCGTTCCGTTGTTCTATCTGGTGCGAGGCGGGTGGGGAAGACCACCATATTGTATCAGCTTATTGAGGAAATGTTGAATCAGGGTATCCATGCCAAGCGCGTTTTATATGTCTCTTTTGACCACCCGGTATTAAAATTTTGCACTTTCGAAGAAATCCTTAACGCCTATGAACAAAACGTCTCCGGCAGCAACGAAAACCTGTATTTATTCTTTGATGAAGTTCACTACGCCGGACAGTGGGATCTTTGGATTAAGTATCTTTATGACCATCATAAAAGCTGCAAGGTTATTGCCACCGGCTCTGCCAGCCCCATCCTGGCTGCTCATACGGCTGAAAGCGGGGTAGGCAGATGGACGA
This genomic interval from Bacillota bacterium contains the following:
- a CDS encoding alanine--glyoxylate aminotransferase family protein → MAQKTRLFIPGPTPIPQAVTEAMARPLIGHRTKDFADLYARLEKNLQQIFRTENEVYILTSSGSGGMEAAVANVVNPGDRVLALVTGKFGERFAELAQAYGAKVDALEFGWGNPVDLGQVEKNLRAERYKAVLATHNETSTTVTNDIKGIGDLTRRYGALLLVDAVSSLGGMEICADEWGIDMLVTASQKALMVPPGLAMVSVSRRAWEMIKETRSPRFYFSLPAAKKSLEKYNTPYTPAVPFFVGLDVALDMILSEGLSVVYNRHRTFAAAVREAVKAMGLKLLAPEACASSVVTGVWAPEGMNADDFRKGLMNDFGILLAGGQSQLKGRIFRISHMGYIDAVDILGAIAAIEIALQRSGLPVTLGSGVAAAQAVFAGGDKIV
- the serA gene encoding phosphoglycerate dehydrogenase, whose product is MYKVLVTDGVAPEGLAVLEGAQDVEVEIRPKISPEELFEIIPEYDALIVRSATKVTATVLDKAKRLKIIGRAGVGVDNIDVRSATARGIIVANAPGGNTIAAAEHTVGMMLSLARNIPEASTRMKTGEWDKKSFVGVELRNKTLGVIGIGRIGSEVAKRAQAMEMEIMAYDPYITEERAKDLGVRVVPLEVLLREADFITVHMPMSKESYHLLDKKAFDLMKPGVRIINCARGGIIDENALYEALKSGKVAGAALDVFEKEPLTESPLFALPNVVVTPHLGASTIEAQLGVAEVIAEEILVALRGGFARNAVNVPFVRPEVLAEIGPFFGLAEKLGSFAAQLTSGRINLVETRFSGEIARHDVSLLTTAVLKGVLSTALQEAVNFVSASDVAKKRGIRVTETRQEEEEDYVSLINVRVTAPEGDHTLSGTLLRGKEPRLVSVDGYRVDAIPEGYMLFIPHMDRPRIIGRVGNLIGAHDINIASMQVGRKVIGGPAVMLLGVDSPVPAETLKEIAKDDGIMEVKLISL
- the serS gene encoding serine--tRNA ligase translates to MLDLKFIRRNPEIVRESLKRRGYDERVVEEILQADGAWRGKLASLEQLKNRRNTVSEEVGRLKKAGQDAEALVAEMRVTGEQIKKLETLVRELEGGIRDTVLSVPNIPHPAVPFGRDESENPEISRWGTYRDFNFTPRPHWEIGEINGILDFERGSKVSSARFTFYRGLGSALERALINFMLDLHTREHGYTEIFPPFLVNSASMTGTGQLPKFAEEMFKVEGRDYYLIPTAEVPVTNLHRDEILNGGDLPRKYAAYSACFRAEAGAAGKDTRGLIRQHQFNKVELVKFCRPEQSDEELEKLLRDAEEVLRRLELPYRVITLCTGDLGFAAAKTYDIEVWLPSFALYREISSCSTFTDYQARRANIRYRPAPRAKAEFVHTLNGSGLAVGRTLAAVLENYQEEDGSVIVPNVLRPYLGGLERIKTL
- a CDS encoding AbrB/MazE/SpoVT family DNA-binding domain-containing protein, whose protein sequence is MEIRKIFRAGNSFVISLPQKILQEMKLEEGSQVALTVNAGKREIVIKPVVNTAMTQITGDFARQVEAFLDEYAGVLKDLKNETPDR
- a CDS encoding Fic family protein, with protein sequence MKPLTVEKVLYLHHRIISRTGGQHGVRIPAFLDRAVGRPFTQVRGRDVYPSDVDKAGILLCGLIAGRCFRNGNKQTAVAAALLFLDSSGLRLKDAAGLDVLVSEVAKGRRGWRDVAEWLRERAEEKTKPAAEES
- the tadA gene encoding tRNA adenosine(34) deaminase TadA, producing MGDGPGLELHEAFMREALKEAEKAYALGEVPVGAVVVADGAIIAEGHNLRESVNDAAAHAEILAMREAAQKRGDWRLEDATVYTTVEPCPMCAGALVQFRVKTVVYGAVDPKAGAAGSIVNLLQEPRFNHQVEVIPGVLETQCREIMQRFFQNLRKKE